Below is a genomic region from Amphiura filiformis chromosome 19, Afil_fr2py, whole genome shotgun sequence.
CGATTATTTTTAATTAGTGTATGTGTTGGGGTGTGAGATATCcagagccaatctgcattctgtggTTCCCAACAAAcagaaaacgttttcgacatcattcgcaaaagtttagaaaaggttgccgtaaaacgttaaatgtcgggttatataaagggtatataaaggatataaaacgttttcataacattcaaaacatttcttgataacttactgcaaatattctaacacaaTGTTAAGTGTTGCAAACTATTTGGCagaaaaaaatgtttggaaaatattttacaataacattttgaaaacatttaagaaatattttgtagcgtgttttcatacaaaacattttaaaacgttttcatggccttaatataacctgacatttgatattattaaaacgtttttacctaaaccaaaaccctgtttaaaacgtattaaaaaggttttgtgtttgctggtttgcAATAGCGGACCATCAGAATGAAATTCTAAAATatccagatatcagcgttaatttcaTGGTAAGCTTCAAACGCATTGAAACGCCAAAATGCATTCACAAAATATATAGATATTCAATAGTAAATCACCGAGAGAAATGGTTACGAAAAGATATGTATTAACGAATAAAGTATGTGACaacagatttgtctttggcatgtcactttcttgaaatatcaccaaaaatgtcaaattttgggaaaagaagcaccaacatttaaaacaaacatgaatcaTACAAAATAAATACACATTCGCACTCGGCAGCCCGgtcattacctggcgctgtgatttggggaAACTTCCCCTCTTCAGTTACCTgtactttaactctcttcacgcgggtgtcgactgcagacgacaagtttcaaatttttttaaaaaattcaaaaatttcagaaatgtaaattttcatgactatatttggaatcagcatgaaaaatgcattaaaatgagtacaaacatccagtagttcttaagatagctcttgatattttgagaaaatatttcaaaacttgaactttttccattgaagcgcatggctagcatgcagagcattaagtgtGCCCCTATCAGAGTTCTTAAGATAAACAACATATATAAACGGGGGGGGCAGAATAGCATTGAGTTAACCTACCTCACCAGAAAGAACAGCGTTTAACAAGTCAGGATACGTATCATAGTGTTGCATTTGCGACACCGACAGTGTAGATCCCTGAAAAGGAGTCAGGAATCGTAATTTAGCAGACACCGTGACCCGAGCACCGTAATCATAGTAAAAAACAAAGAGGCAAACACATTTATAAAACGGAGCGGCGACAATTATGATTTGAAGTAGTAGGGCGTAAGACAAAGGAAAATGATATTCAATTGCAAGATTGATacattaaagttaattttttattacttccgtgttccgggtacgcgctggtgaattgcgatcgcgtagaagtgacaaggtcgcctactacgcgccgcgccgacgcgacgaccaatgggtcaaccggctttttgtcaagtgcgttgatcagccaatcagcgtgattgtttatttcttctgtgtgtacgctcgtctacgcttggcgcacagcttggaccacagaagtaataaaaaattaactttagtacCAGATATTTGACACATACACCCGACAACTCGATCAATAACATCAAAGAGGGCATATAATAAAAAACTTACttatttttcatttaatatgtcgggttataaaacATATTAAAAACATTCAAACATGCAGTTTGTGAACATAGTGAAAGCTTATTGCAAAAGACTtataatgtgctctcatgtcccacaaaagtaCTATCCAAACGTTACTACCTGGGCCCTTActtgttgacgaaatattttacaataactttttgacaacattattcttaaaatgttgttgtagtgttttttacacaaaacgttttataaccttaataaTTAACCAAATAAGGGACATTTGGCACGTACAAGTAATTTATTAGGACGTGAAATATACCTCTATAGAAGTTTGACGAGCTAAGCAGAATTCATCATTGACGAATCCATCAACAAAACCAAACTTCATATCAGTTACATCCGTAGGATTGAATCCACGTGGGTTTCCAGTCTTgatggcaaaattgaattttctagtTTTGCTCCATGACTTGCTGAATTTGAAAGTCCGAGCCCTGCTGTGAGCTTTGATCCAACCTGTAAGTTATACATTCCAACATAAGAGGTCCAGAGCAACGACAACAAAAACCACAATAAACAGACAAAGAAAACATAAACAGTATTTGTCACTATTAGCATAAATCTTTACTTTAATAGGGAGACCATTTCCTTAAGGTCACTTTATCCACATTTATCTATATATGCATTTTTTTCAACAAGATCTTATATAAGATTATTTACCTGCGCATGCGTCATACCACCCACTCATTAGCCCTGTACCCCCACGTGGTACTTGGCCTTTTTCTGATTCCCAACAGTGTTGCCAGACGTCATACACCAAACGGCAATCCTTATTTGCCAATCGACAAACTGTAAAAGAACATCACGCAACATCATGATAACAAActtaatgcaaaatactctacttttatgataaaaaaatcaGAACGATTTGAATTGGTGCACACAGGACAGAGGTATGTTGGACGAATGTACAATACGCTCTTGTTTTGAGAATCGCGCTGATCAAAATGTAATCTATTATGATTGTTTTTAGATCGTTTAAGACATTGTTGGTCTCAAGCCGAATAGTGTAAGTGTAATGTCTTTAAAGAAGGTGTTTTAAACTTTAAAAGCGTTTGTCATTTAAACTCCAATTATGTTGATCCAGGGGCGTAGCCtgcctttttttgtgtgtgggtgtgggaggagggggggggggaaataaaaTTTCGAGAGCACAgacaaaaaattacagttgcatcatacactccatagagactgtatgttttCGAGcgtcaaaaaaggctttattgggacgatgtgcgcgcgtggCGCGCAACAATTTGGTATTTAacactattttcgcccaaaattttgcaaataaaaacatgaagataaaaaaaagatGGAAATCGCTTTAGCTTTacaatgtattttacactatttgggcCCATGATCGGGCTAAATGTCTTTCTTTTTTGTCAGACTTTCCAAATAATCACGTAAGTCGAATTATTTAGTACTGTAGTCGTGAATCCAAAAATACCATGCTATGCAGAGCATTTCATCTCAATTTGGAATATTATGTGTGTACAAcctgcattaaagccatattataacatttgttgaagaggacgccctcaatatttttccaaattctgttttttacacgattataataATTATTCGTTATTAAACTAACACGCCCTGTCAAAATCAagactgtagttttgtcaaaatgtgcgattttgactaaaaacacaggaaccgtcgttttattattacgatggaaatattagtcgaacgcgtacacgatgttcaCTTCACATATACGAATGCAACGAAAACAATTAAGATTAAATACGTACCTGCGTTTACTAAGTCGACCCTAAATCCCTTTACCTGGCCAGATAACTGATCTCTGCAAATTAGAAAAACGAAAACATGTTTTAGAAGCAGTGGCGTATCCAGGGGGACAAAGGGGGACAGCTGCCCCCTGTGTCTTGCCCACACCTTGCCCCCTCCCTGTGGGATGGTGGCCGCCCAATATATACGATTTTGAGGCCATTTTTGTACCTTTTAacctatttttgaccattttatgtCAATGTTTGCCCTCCCGCTTATAAGTTGTCTTTCCCCCTttgtccaccctctgaaaaagtgctggctacgccactgtagaCTTCTACCTATATCGACCGATATTTAGCACCAAGAATGAGCTGGCCAAATATTCTTATTGCCAATCTTGCATCGGTCTATTGTATATATGTTGTCCTGTTTGAGAATCTACGCCTTTTTTTTAAAACTGACAAGCCTTAGAGTTTCCCAGTAAAGCGACCAAATGTATGTGgtgatatttaaaatatgtttttgcaACAAACTTTCAAAGTTTTTATATGTGAAAGCCATATTTGTCTGCTATAATTGGCAACAAAGCAGATCTCGTTTGATAAAACAGTTTTGAAGATATGGTCCCAGATAACAAATGTGGTTTCATGGTACATTTTTGTTCACTTCAAGTCGCACAATTATTTCACGCTTAGAAATTGCAACTTGCAAAAAACCGCCGGCGTTTGTTTTAATTTATGTACTATTTCTTACATGTAAATGGTATTATGGGTTCCATGTCCCATTGCAATATTCCATATTCTATCATCCTTCGCATTGGAGCCTGCGGAATGAGAAGAAACCCTTTTATTCTTTGTaatattatgcaaagaaataaTCAAAATGTGTCCTGCTTGGT
It encodes:
- the LOC140141524 gene encoding uncharacterized protein isoform X4; this translates as MSTYKTNMETLDSSDTSKILSQERGSGVTKLLLISVVIAILLSLVALVVALISFAQNGGTTTVAVTGQEGSNAKDDRIWNIAMGHGTHNTIYIDQLSGQVKGFRVDLVNAVCRLANKDCRLVYDVWQHCWESEKGQVPRGGTGLMSGWYDACAGWIKAHSRARTFKFSKSWSKTRKFNFAIKTGNPRGFNPTDVTDMKFGFVDGFVNDEFCLARQTSIEGSTLSVSQMQHYDTYPDLLNAVLSGEVDACIAYDGTNLPPGLTTLEDPVLDCSMDSSGAGLMSRMDNPISEWFDPALERLIQTSEYWKICQDVKDQHGHMPGRDPEDICIGY